A section of the Armatimonadota bacterium genome encodes:
- a CDS encoding GGDEF domain-containing protein — translation METRVEQDEERRRRSIQARQIALSGIGHLSGFVILLLIRHVGLASFSDLALVGVAGLGGGGIAALYGLARTGLHRVLFPWDRHWVYVPLAFTIVLLNLQMLLAPAARWLLIHGWLAALAMASGYVRFLPALGLTAAMGGMYLAWAIHLPGTTGVRELLPVLNVGVSAWILAMVSERVRARRLEVRGLTEQLREANQRLAEMALRDPLTDAFNRRYLEEQLTLEVERARRSGKSLVVAMMDLDGFKQYNDTHGHLAGDHVLRLAAAAMRASVRRGDLVARYGGDEFAVVLVDIAPQDALQVLERIRNAVASLRLADGESARRITLSVGAARFPGDGGTAQELLSRADEALYRAKSGGGNRVEFAGVTGDPCGPTPGNGMAFAY, via the coding sequence ATGGAAACGCGGGTGGAGCAGGATGAGGAGAGGCGGCGCCGCTCGATCCAGGCCCGGCAGATCGCCCTCTCGGGGATCGGGCACCTCTCGGGCTTCGTAATCCTCCTCCTGATCCGGCACGTAGGTTTGGCCTCCTTCTCGGATCTCGCCTTGGTGGGCGTGGCGGGGTTGGGAGGTGGGGGGATTGCGGCCCTCTACGGCCTGGCCCGCACGGGCCTCCACCGAGTCCTCTTTCCCTGGGATCGGCACTGGGTGTACGTCCCCCTCGCCTTCACCATCGTCCTCCTCAACCTCCAGATGCTCCTCGCTCCCGCGGCCCGGTGGCTCCTCATCCACGGGTGGCTGGCGGCCCTCGCCATGGCCTCGGGGTACGTGCGCTTTCTCCCGGCGTTGGGGCTCACGGCGGCGATGGGCGGGATGTACCTGGCGTGGGCGATCCACCTGCCCGGAACCACGGGGGTGCGGGAGCTCCTCCCGGTGCTCAACGTGGGGGTCTCCGCGTGGATCCTTGCCATGGTCTCCGAGCGGGTGCGGGCCCGGCGTCTGGAAGTACGGGGGCTCACCGAGCAATTGCGGGAGGCGAACCAGCGCCTGGCGGAGATGGCCCTCCGGGATCCCCTCACGGACGCCTTCAACCGGCGGTACCTCGAGGAGCAGCTGACCCTGGAGGTGGAGCGCGCCCGGAGGAGTGGGAAGTCCCTGGTGGTGGCCATGATGGACCTGGACGGCTTCAAGCAGTACAACGACACGCACGGGCACCTGGCCGGGGACCACGTGCTCCGGCTGGCGGCCGCGGCCATGCGGGCAAGCGTGCGCAGGGGCGACCTCGTGGCCCGCTACGGGGGCGATGAGTTCGCGGTGGTGCTCGTGGACATCGCCCCGCAGGATGCCCTCCAGGTCCTGGAGCGGATCCGGAACGCGGTGGCTTCCCTCCGCCTGGCCGACGGGGAGTCCGCAAGGCGGATCACCCTGAGCGTGGGAGCCGCCCGGTTTCCCGGGGACGGGGGGACGGCTCAGGAACTCCTGAGCCGGGCGGATGAGGCCCTGTACCGGGCCAAGAGTGGCGGCGGGAACCGGGTGGAGTTCGCGGGCGTCACGGGGGATCCGTGCGGGCCGACCCCTGGGAATGGCATGGCGTTTGCTTACTAG
- a CDS encoding ABC transporter ATP-binding protein: MLEVEEIHTYYGESYVLQGVSLRVAEGQTVAVLGRNGVGKTTLIRSVIGFNPPRRGRIRFRGEDITHKPSHEIAQKGIGLVPQGRRIFPSLTVEENLRVAAREGTRSGWTLERIYRLFPSLWERRFHRGNRLSGGEQQMLAIGRALMTNPLLLLLDEPSEGLAPKLAQELGHTLQALKAEGLSILLVEQNLPLALRVADAVYVMSKGTIVFQGTPAELREAQDVRQRYLGV; the protein is encoded by the coding sequence GTGCTGGAGGTGGAGGAGATCCACACGTACTACGGGGAGAGCTACGTCCTCCAGGGGGTGAGTCTGAGGGTGGCCGAGGGACAGACGGTGGCGGTGCTGGGACGCAACGGCGTGGGCAAGACCACCCTCATCCGGAGCGTCATCGGGTTCAACCCTCCCCGGAGGGGACGGATCCGGTTCCGGGGAGAGGACATCACCCACAAGCCCTCCCACGAGATCGCCCAAAAGGGCATCGGGCTTGTCCCCCAGGGGCGGCGGATCTTTCCTTCCCTCACGGTGGAGGAGAACCTGCGGGTGGCCGCGCGGGAGGGAACGAGGAGCGGGTGGACCCTGGAACGGATCTACCGGTTGTTCCCCTCCCTGTGGGAACGGAGGTTCCATCGGGGGAACCGGCTCAGTGGAGGCGAGCAGCAGATGCTGGCCATCGGCCGGGCCCTGATGACCAACCCCCTCCTCCTCCTCCTGGACGAGCCCTCGGAAGGTCTGGCCCCCAAGCTCGCGCAGGAACTGGGGCATACCCTGCAGGCTCTGAAGGCGGAGGGGCTGTCCATCCTGCTCGTGGAGCAGAACCTCCCCCTCGCCCTCCGGGTGGCGGACGCCGTGTACGTCATGAGCAAGGGGACCATCGTCTTCCAGGGGACCCCGGCGGAGCTCCGGGAGGCGCAGGACGTGCGGCAGCGCTATCTGGGGGTCTAG
- a CDS encoding branched-chain amino acid ABC transporter permease, with protein MVRNAPPRLLQLGGVVLFLLLPWVLSEYQRTLLSLTFLYAIFAMSLDLLYGYAGIESLGHAAFWGMGAYTAGLLGARLGIQNMLLGTLSGMLAAGILATVIAPAVLRTRGIVSLMAFLAISMMLWGGAVKWRSFTGGDDGLTGVPRLGEVLPSLGGTSEYYLLLLVFLGCLILLRRVGQSSFGLVLQGIRENENRMRTLGYNTQLHKFLALVGSGMMAGLAGALLAYHNGFVGPTELHILTSAEGLVMVLVGGPGTFLGPALGAFVVTLVKHWISGYTEYWAALLGIGYVLVVRYAPAGLYPPLAAAWARRMQRPREAWKRAPAVGEKGS; from the coding sequence ATGGTTCGGAACGCTCCTCCGCGCCTTCTGCAGCTGGGGGGAGTTGTGCTCTTCTTGCTCTTGCCGTGGGTCCTCTCCGAGTACCAGCGGACCCTCCTGAGCCTCACCTTCCTCTACGCCATCTTCGCCATGAGCCTGGATCTCCTCTACGGGTATGCGGGGATCGAGTCCCTGGGGCACGCGGCGTTCTGGGGGATGGGCGCGTACACCGCGGGGCTCCTGGGGGCGCGGCTCGGGATACAGAATATGCTTCTCGGCACCCTCAGCGGGATGCTGGCGGCGGGGATCCTGGCGACCGTGATCGCTCCCGCCGTCCTCCGCACCCGCGGAATCGTGTCCCTCATGGCCTTCCTCGCCATCTCCATGATGCTTTGGGGAGGGGCGGTGAAGTGGCGCTCCTTCACGGGCGGGGACGACGGGCTTACGGGCGTGCCACGCCTGGGAGAGGTCCTCCCGTCCCTCGGGGGCACCTCCGAGTACTATCTCCTTCTCCTGGTGTTCCTGGGTTGCCTGATTCTCCTGCGCCGGGTGGGGCAATCCAGCTTCGGGCTCGTGCTCCAGGGGATCCGGGAAAACGAGAACCGGATGCGGACCCTGGGATACAACACGCAGCTCCACAAGTTCCTCGCGCTCGTGGGCAGCGGCATGATGGCGGGCTTGGCAGGGGCCCTCCTCGCCTACCACAACGGGTTCGTGGGCCCCACGGAGCTGCACATCCTCACCTCCGCAGAAGGGCTCGTGATGGTCCTCGTGGGGGGACCCGGGACGTTCCTGGGGCCGGCCCTGGGAGCTTTCGTGGTGACCCTCGTGAAGCACTGGATCAGCGGCTACACGGAATACTGGGCCGCCCTGTTGGGCATCGGGTACGTCCTCGTGGTGCGCTATGCGCCGGCGGGTCTGTATCCTCCGCTGGCCGCGGCGTGGGCGAGGCGGATGCAAAGACCCCGGGAGGCGTGGAAACGGGCGCCCGCGGTGGGGGAGAAGGGGAGCTAG
- a CDS encoding DDE-type integrase/transposase/recombinase, producing the protein MAHQARHIAARRPGEVVCVDTFYIGKLKGVGKVWQYTACDAACSYAIAEVSTEFSARAAARFLTRRVEPTYRGAGWVIERVLTDQGSEYRGAFDQACRALGIQHTRTQPRHAWTNGFVERLQGTILSELWRLEFRRRFFTRVATMQDALDRYLTFYNHHRPHLGYRTRGRTPGELFMHHKEVSS; encoded by the coding sequence GTGGCGCATCAGGCCCGGCACATCGCGGCGCGCCGTCCCGGCGAAGTGGTCTGTGTCGATACGTTCTACATCGGCAAGCTCAAGGGGGTCGGCAAAGTCTGGCAGTACACCGCCTGCGATGCGGCATGCTCGTATGCCATCGCCGAGGTGTCGACCGAGTTCTCGGCCCGGGCGGCAGCCCGCTTCCTGACCAGGCGAGTCGAGCCGACCTATCGGGGCGCGGGCTGGGTCATAGAGCGGGTCCTGACCGATCAGGGCAGCGAGTACCGGGGGGCGTTCGATCAGGCCTGTCGGGCGCTGGGGATCCAGCACACGCGGACCCAACCCCGCCATGCCTGGACCAACGGCTTCGTCGAGCGCCTGCAAGGCACCATCCTGAGCGAGCTGTGGCGCCTGGAGTTCCGCCGGCGCTTCTTTACCCGCGTGGCGACCATGCAGGACGCTCTGGATCGCTACCTGACGTTCTACAATCACCACCGTCCCCACCTGGGGTATCGGACCCGAGGTCGTACCCCTGGCGAGCTCTTCATGCACCACAAGGAGGTCTCCTCATGA
- a CDS encoding SpoIID/LytB domain-containing protein encodes MILVGGLLLVAAPPSLPVQSQTLIRVGILLGQAQATLAAEAVLEVLDVQMDRVDYLAPGPWTFRAVPGGIEGAGRTYGDVLRVRAQTGVPVRLVERQRAYRGVVELRRTDRGLVVVNELDLESYLYGVLRLEVDPAWPSEALKAQAVAARTLAFASLGRFRREGYDVRDTTEVQLYGGATFEDPRTNAAVDATRGVLLFHGGKPIHAVYHADSGGQTEASEHVWGVAYPYLRSVEDPYVAQSPYQRWTVVVPLGYLEDRLRAGGVPVQGITGIEILRVTESGRAFLLRIVSGSESIELAGTRLRSLLGPNVLLSTRFAVRVEGQNAVFEGSGWGHGVGLSQWGARGMALAGASFDRILRYYYRGVELLPR; translated from the coding sequence ATGATCCTCGTCGGCGGTCTCCTGCTGGTGGCCGCGCCACCCTCCCTCCCTGTCCAATCCCAAACCCTGATCCGGGTGGGAATCCTCCTGGGGCAGGCACAAGCAACCCTGGCCGCGGAGGCGGTGCTCGAGGTGCTGGACGTGCAGATGGACCGGGTGGATTACCTCGCGCCCGGCCCCTGGACCTTCCGGGCGGTGCCCGGAGGGATCGAGGGGGCGGGCCGCACGTACGGGGACGTCCTCCGGGTGAGGGCCCAGACGGGAGTCCCCGTCCGGCTGGTGGAACGGCAGCGGGCCTACCGGGGAGTGGTGGAGCTCCGCCGGACGGATCGGGGGCTGGTGGTGGTGAACGAGCTCGACCTGGAGAGCTATCTCTACGGGGTGCTCCGGCTGGAGGTGGACCCCGCTTGGCCTTCGGAGGCCCTGAAGGCCCAGGCGGTGGCGGCCCGGACCCTGGCCTTCGCGAGCCTGGGGCGCTTCCGGCGGGAAGGGTACGATGTGCGGGACACCACGGAGGTGCAGCTCTACGGCGGAGCCACCTTCGAGGATCCCCGTACGAACGCCGCGGTGGACGCCACCCGGGGGGTCCTCCTCTTCCACGGAGGGAAACCCATCCACGCGGTTTACCACGCGGACTCCGGCGGGCAGACGGAGGCGAGCGAGCACGTTTGGGGCGTGGCCTACCCTTACCTGCGCAGCGTGGAGGATCCGTACGTGGCGCAAAGTCCTTACCAGCGGTGGACGGTGGTGGTGCCCCTCGGGTACCTGGAGGACCGGCTGCGGGCGGGCGGCGTCCCGGTGCAGGGGATCACGGGGATCGAGATCCTGCGCGTCACGGAATCCGGCCGGGCCTTCCTGCTCCGGATCGTCTCGGGCTCCGAGTCCATCGAGCTGGCGGGAACCCGCCTCCGGTCCCTCCTGGGTCCCAACGTCCTGCTCAGCACCCGGTTCGCGGTGCGGGTGGAAGGCCAGAACGCCGTCTTCGAGGGGAGCGGGTGGGGACACGGGGTTGGCCTCTCCCAGTGGGGGGCCCGGGGGATGGCCCTGGCGGGTGCCTCCTTCGACCGCATCCTCCGGTACTACTACCGGGGCGTGGAGCTCCTGCCGCGCTGA
- a CDS encoding ABC transporter ATP-binding protein — translation MAGIVLRTEGLSKAYGGLRAVDGVNLRVEEGERRVIIGPNGAGKTTLFHLLSGEVRPTHGRIWWHGREVTHLPAHRRTALGIGRTYQVTNVFLSLTVLENVLLALWGLRREQYDPFRPTRSHRETWAKAQELLETFGLWEKRDWPAASLSYGEQRELEIVLALAGNPRLLLLDEPTAGLSPAETQRVVELLQALDPAITVLLIEHDMDVAFAVAQRITVMHLGRILAEGTVEEIRRNPEVQAIYLGEEEV, via the coding sequence GTGGCGGGAATCGTCCTCCGCACGGAGGGCCTCTCCAAGGCATACGGTGGACTGCGCGCGGTGGACGGGGTGAACCTGCGGGTGGAGGAGGGGGAGCGCCGGGTCATCATCGGCCCGAACGGGGCGGGCAAGACCACCCTCTTCCACCTCCTGAGCGGGGAGGTCCGCCCCACCCATGGCCGGATCTGGTGGCACGGGAGGGAGGTCACGCATCTCCCCGCGCATCGGCGGACGGCCCTGGGGATCGGACGCACGTACCAGGTGACGAACGTCTTCTTGAGCCTCACCGTCCTGGAGAACGTGCTCCTGGCACTGTGGGGCCTGCGGCGCGAGCAGTACGACCCGTTCCGGCCCACCCGTTCGCATCGGGAGACGTGGGCCAAGGCCCAGGAGCTGCTGGAGACCTTCGGGCTCTGGGAGAAGCGGGACTGGCCGGCGGCAAGCCTCTCCTACGGGGAACAGCGGGAGCTGGAGATCGTGCTGGCCCTGGCCGGGAATCCCCGGCTGCTCCTGCTGGACGAACCCACCGCGGGCCTGTCGCCCGCGGAGACCCAGCGGGTGGTGGAGCTGCTGCAGGCCCTGGATCCTGCCATCACCGTGCTGCTCATCGAGCACGACATGGACGTGGCGTTCGCCGTCGCCCAGCGCATCACGGTCATGCACCTCGGGAGGATCCTCGCGGAGGGCACCGTGGAGGAGATCCGGCGGAACCCGGAGGTCCAGGCCATCTACCTGGGAGAGGAGGAAGTGTAG
- a CDS encoding branched-chain amino acid ABC transporter permease, which produces MAVVEAVISAYGLQALNGLVYGSVLFLVAVGLSVGIGVLRIANLAHGSLYLLGGYLAVSVARATGSWGAGAMCGILASTAGGFAIFELLRRPWARTLLAQVLLTVGVLFVAMDLFRFVWGGIPTLVAAPRWAQGAVTLGGAVVPAYRLVLVGLGGAIAGILWWVVERTHWGALVRAAVDDEEMARGLGIDVVRIKRWVFGIASGLAGLGGVVGGIITGVGPGMDVEMLVAALVVVVVGGVGSVAGTYLGALLVGVLETVLTGNWPEISTFSLFAVMVAALMLRPGGLVER; this is translated from the coding sequence GTGGCAGTGGTGGAGGCGGTGATCTCCGCCTACGGGCTACAGGCGCTGAACGGGCTCGTCTACGGCAGCGTCCTCTTCCTGGTGGCGGTGGGGCTGAGCGTGGGGATCGGCGTGCTGCGCATCGCCAACCTCGCGCACGGCTCCCTCTACCTTCTGGGCGGGTACCTGGCGGTGAGCGTGGCCCGGGCCACGGGGAGCTGGGGGGCGGGGGCGATGTGCGGGATCCTGGCCAGCACCGCAGGAGGCTTTGCGATCTTCGAGCTCCTTCGGCGGCCCTGGGCCCGGACACTTCTGGCCCAGGTGCTGCTCACGGTGGGGGTGCTGTTCGTGGCCATGGACCTCTTCCGGTTCGTGTGGGGGGGGATTCCCACCCTGGTGGCGGCGCCGAGGTGGGCGCAGGGTGCGGTGACGCTCGGCGGGGCGGTCGTCCCCGCGTACCGGCTGGTCCTGGTGGGGCTGGGCGGGGCGATCGCGGGGATCCTCTGGTGGGTGGTGGAGCGGACCCACTGGGGGGCCCTGGTCCGGGCCGCGGTGGACGACGAGGAGATGGCACGAGGGCTCGGGATTGACGTGGTGCGGATCAAGCGGTGGGTGTTCGGGATCGCCTCAGGGCTTGCGGGCCTGGGAGGTGTGGTGGGAGGGATCATCACGGGAGTGGGCCCCGGGATGGATGTGGAGATGCTGGTGGCTGCCCTCGTGGTGGTGGTGGTGGGAGGGGTGGGGAGTGTGGCGGGGACGTATCTCGGGGCGCTCCTGGTGGGCGTGCTGGAGACGGTGCTCACGGGGAACTGGCCGGAGATCTCCACCTTCAGCCTGTTCGCGGTGATGGTGGCCGCCCTCATGCTGCGGCCGGGCGGGCTCGTGGAGCGGTAG
- a CDS encoding EAL domain-containing protein has translation MRQSARAEEILRAAVRVAERLLLYRPWNRAVGEVLAVLGEATGVSRVYVFENHPGPRGELRTSQRYEWAAPGIPPQIANPDLQDFPWIEGGFARWVERMSRGEPVFGLVRDFPPAERAVLEPQEIVSIVAVPIFAEGRWWGFLGFDECRRPRTWSQEEISALMLTSRLLGVAMERQAVEEELEETAGMARRLLEAKSWEALLEAVRPSFQRLLDPDGMHLFVADPSRTFLQHVAEVWEDGACPYRTSVSLDPPEDSCVAWAAHQDAPCFVEDLGDPALPFRRSPEAWEAGVRSVLLIPLAAGGQVTGTLAVDFRSRRELKPSHLRAAELWGRVVAVAVERILEYQAFRDLFERVPVGLYRSTQEGRLLRANRAFAEILGHPSTEALTAWDVRTAYANPRDYRRWQEALRRHGRVEGFEVQWVRADGGRIWVLGSAQVVLGPGGRPAYYEGSVVDITRRKALEEQLAFLWGHDPLTGLLNRRRFREELDRVLAKAGSRVGCAVILLDLDHFQEVNERIGQRAADQVLQAVARLLRESLRAGDLLARVGGDEFGVLLFPVGARQARQAAERLVRRLRGAPLPVEGRGVQISVSCGVAVSGRRAEGETLLAAAEAALHESKLRGGVRLARPAADLKAVDRWEDRLRRALDRGGFLLVGQPIRDLRTGRVDRWELLLRLVEAQEVILPGEFLPAAERTGLVAEMDLWVLRQAVEWLKRFPARLHVNFSARTLAEEGALQQAVRLLRAHPRQARRLVVEITETTVVSDLAQAVRWIRALQQEGCGVALDDFGVGYSSIAHLRSLEVDALKVDGSFVRNLRTDPRDRYLVRAVVEMGHGLRCLVMAECVEDEETLRVVRALGVDCAQGYHLGRPVPFPPAPSLGLGARSFRRRSPAPA, from the coding sequence ATGAGACAGAGCGCCCGCGCGGAGGAGATCCTCCGCGCGGCGGTGCGGGTGGCGGAGCGGCTGCTCCTGTACCGGCCGTGGAATCGGGCCGTCGGCGAGGTGCTGGCGGTGCTCGGCGAGGCCACGGGGGTCAGCCGGGTTTACGTGTTCGAGAACCACCCGGGCCCGCGTGGGGAGCTGCGCACGAGCCAGCGATACGAGTGGGCGGCGCCCGGTATCCCCCCGCAGATCGCGAACCCGGATCTCCAGGACTTCCCGTGGATCGAGGGGGGATTTGCGAGGTGGGTGGAGCGGATGTCCCGGGGCGAGCCGGTTTTCGGCCTCGTGCGGGACTTCCCGCCCGCGGAGCGGGCGGTCCTGGAGCCTCAGGAGATCGTCTCCATCGTGGCCGTGCCCATCTTCGCGGAGGGCCGGTGGTGGGGATTTCTGGGCTTTGACGAGTGCCGCCGGCCCCGGACGTGGAGCCAGGAGGAGATCTCCGCCCTGATGCTCACGAGCCGTCTGCTGGGGGTGGCCATGGAGCGGCAGGCGGTGGAGGAGGAGCTGGAGGAGACCGCGGGGATGGCCCGGAGGCTCCTGGAGGCGAAGTCCTGGGAGGCGCTCCTGGAGGCGGTTCGACCCTCTTTCCAGCGCCTCCTGGATCCGGACGGGATGCACCTGTTCGTCGCGGATCCTTCCCGGACCTTCCTCCAGCACGTGGCGGAGGTCTGGGAGGACGGGGCGTGCCCGTACCGGACCAGCGTTTCCCTGGATCCCCCTGAGGACAGCTGCGTGGCCTGGGCCGCGCACCAGGACGCCCCGTGCTTCGTGGAGGATCTGGGCGATCCAGCCCTTCCCTTCCGGAGATCTCCGGAGGCCTGGGAAGCCGGGGTCCGCTCCGTGCTCCTGATCCCCTTGGCCGCGGGCGGGCAGGTCACCGGGACCTTGGCGGTGGACTTCCGTTCCCGAAGGGAACTCAAGCCCTCCCACCTCCGCGCCGCGGAGTTGTGGGGCCGGGTGGTGGCCGTGGCTGTGGAGCGGATCCTGGAGTACCAGGCCTTCCGGGATCTCTTCGAGCGGGTGCCCGTGGGTCTGTACCGTTCCACCCAGGAGGGTCGGCTGCTGCGGGCGAACCGGGCGTTTGCGGAGATCCTAGGCCATCCCTCAACGGAGGCCCTCACGGCCTGGGACGTCCGGACCGCCTACGCGAACCCCCGGGATTACCGGCGGTGGCAGGAGGCTTTGCGTCGGCACGGCAGGGTGGAAGGGTTTGAGGTCCAGTGGGTGCGGGCCGACGGAGGACGCATCTGGGTTCTGGGTTCAGCCCAGGTCGTGCTGGGCCCCGGGGGACGTCCCGCGTACTACGAGGGCAGCGTGGTGGACATCACCCGTCGCAAGGCCCTGGAGGAGCAGCTGGCCTTCCTGTGGGGGCACGATCCCCTGACGGGACTGCTGAACCGGAGGCGATTCCGGGAGGAGCTGGACCGGGTGCTGGCCAAGGCGGGTTCACGGGTGGGATGTGCGGTGATCCTCCTGGACCTGGATCACTTCCAGGAGGTGAACGAGCGGATCGGGCAACGGGCTGCGGATCAGGTGCTCCAGGCCGTGGCCCGCCTCCTCCGCGAGTCCCTGCGGGCGGGCGACCTCCTCGCGCGGGTGGGTGGGGACGAGTTCGGGGTCCTGCTCTTCCCCGTGGGGGCCCGGCAGGCCCGGCAAGCGGCGGAGCGGCTGGTGCGGAGGTTGCGCGGCGCTCCCCTCCCGGTGGAAGGCCGTGGCGTGCAGATCTCCGTGAGCTGCGGGGTGGCGGTATCCGGCCGGAGGGCCGAGGGGGAGACCCTCCTGGCTGCCGCGGAAGCCGCCTTGCACGAGTCCAAGCTCCGGGGTGGGGTCCGGCTCGCCCGTCCCGCGGCCGATCTCAAAGCCGTGGACCGCTGGGAGGATCGCCTGCGCAGGGCCCTGGATCGCGGTGGGTTCCTCCTGGTGGGCCAGCCCATCCGGGACCTCCGGACGGGCCGAGTGGACCGGTGGGAACTGCTCCTGCGCTTGGTGGAGGCGCAGGAGGTGATCCTGCCGGGGGAGTTCCTGCCCGCGGCGGAGCGCACGGGCCTGGTGGCGGAGATGGATCTGTGGGTACTGCGGCAGGCGGTGGAGTGGTTGAAGCGGTTCCCCGCCCGGCTCCACGTGAACTTCTCCGCCCGAACCCTGGCGGAGGAAGGGGCGTTGCAGCAGGCGGTCCGGTTGCTAAGAGCGCACCCGCGGCAGGCGAGGCGGCTCGTGGTGGAGATCACGGAGACCACCGTGGTGTCCGACCTTGCCCAGGCCGTGCGGTGGATCCGGGCCCTCCAGCAGGAGGGGTGCGGCGTGGCCTTGGACGACTTCGGCGTGGGCTATTCCTCCATCGCCCACCTGCGCTCCTTAGAGGTGGATGCCTTGAAGGTGGACGGGAGCTTCGTCCGGAACCTGCGGACGGACCCGCGGGATCGCTACCTGGTCCGTGCCGTGGTGGAGATGGGGCACGGGCTGAGGTGTCTAGTGATGGCGGAGTGCGTGGAGGACGAGGAGACCCTTCGGGTGGTGCGGGCGCTCGGGGTGGACTGCGCGCAGGGCTACCACCTGGGAAGGCCCGTCCCCTTCCCGCCTGCTCCCTCCTTGGGACTCGGGGCTCGGTCCTTTCGCCGGCGATCACCGGCCCCCGCGTGA
- a CDS encoding ABC transporter substrate-binding protein: MRVLRMGGIGVLLLSMLLFLSLPGLPQPAPIRIGLPLTYASQPVQSRGVEDGLRLALEEVGGRVAGRSFELFREDDEGSPTVALSKVRRLVEERQVDFLVGPVWSHVALALADYLRTRDVIWVIPVPTTRLLMTPERATPRMFRLVDTSDQNSFPLGRWVVNKRGHRNLVAIGFDVAAGHDGIGAFEAGVRAAGGRVLRKIFVRVGTVDFAPFLTPANMEGADAVYAWFAGVDAIRFLKQYDAFGWKARLPLYGGRPMSDEAYVSEAGDSALGVITVTPYTPVLETPESRRFVQAFRQRYGRLPFSYEESGYTAGKLILAGLQAMRGDTSRREELARAMRREAPKIVTPAGPLRLDRYNQRIFDLYVVRVERREGQLLNVPIDRIGQVAQVDVWQWWRR, encoded by the coding sequence ATGCGAGTCCTGCGCATGGGAGGGATAGGGGTCCTCCTCCTCTCCATGCTCCTCTTCCTGAGCTTGCCGGGACTTCCTCAGCCGGCTCCCATCCGCATCGGGCTTCCCTTGACCTATGCGAGCCAGCCCGTCCAGTCCCGGGGGGTGGAGGACGGGCTGCGGCTCGCCCTGGAGGAAGTCGGAGGCCGGGTAGCGGGAAGGAGCTTCGAGCTCTTCCGGGAGGACGATGAAGGGAGCCCCACGGTGGCGCTGAGCAAGGTCCGGCGCCTGGTGGAGGAGCGGCAGGTGGATTTCCTCGTGGGGCCGGTGTGGAGTCACGTGGCGCTCGCTTTGGCGGACTACCTGCGCACGCGGGACGTCATCTGGGTCATCCCGGTGCCCACCACCCGGCTTCTGATGACCCCGGAGCGGGCAACGCCCCGGATGTTCCGGCTCGTGGACACCAGCGACCAGAATAGCTTCCCCCTCGGGCGGTGGGTGGTGAACAAGCGCGGGCACCGGAACCTCGTGGCCATCGGCTTCGACGTGGCGGCGGGGCACGACGGGATCGGGGCGTTCGAGGCGGGCGTGCGGGCCGCAGGCGGCCGCGTCCTCCGGAAGATCTTCGTGCGGGTGGGCACCGTGGACTTCGCGCCCTTCCTCACGCCCGCGAACATGGAGGGGGCGGACGCGGTGTACGCGTGGTTTGCCGGAGTGGATGCCATCCGGTTCCTGAAGCAGTACGACGCCTTCGGATGGAAGGCCCGGCTTCCCCTGTACGGCGGGAGGCCCATGTCCGATGAGGCGTACGTGAGCGAGGCGGGGGACTCCGCACTGGGGGTCATCACCGTCACCCCGTACACGCCGGTCCTGGAGACCCCGGAGAGCCGGAGGTTCGTGCAGGCCTTCCGGCAGCGGTACGGGCGGCTGCCCTTCTCCTATGAGGAGAGCGGATACACGGCCGGGAAGCTCATCCTCGCGGGCCTGCAGGCCATGCGGGGGGACACGAGCCGCAGGGAGGAGCTCGCCCGGGCCATGCGCCGGGAGGCTCCCAAGATCGTCACGCCCGCGGGTCCCCTCCGCCTGGACCGGTACAACCAGCGGATCTTCGACCTGTACGTGGTGCGGGTGGAGCGCCGCGAGGGCCAGCTGCTGAACGTCCCCATTGATCGGATCGGGCAGGTGGCGCAGGTGGACGTGTGGCAGTGGTGGAGGCGGTGA
- a CDS encoding DUF2905 family protein, translated as MTELGRLLVVFGLVLVAVGLALTLLPRLVLPRLPGDILIQRDGFTFYFPLVTSLLVSLILTLLLNLLFWARR; from the coding sequence ATGACGGAGCTGGGCCGGCTGCTGGTGGTCTTCGGTCTCGTGCTGGTGGCGGTGGGACTTGCTTTGACGCTCCTGCCCCGGCTGGTTCTCCCGCGCCTTCCGGGCGACATCCTCATCCAGCGGGATGGCTTCACGTTTTACTTCCCCCTCGTCACGAGTCTCCTGGTGAGCCTGATCCTGACGCTCCTCCTGAACCTCCTCTTCTGGGCCCGTCGCTGA